One region of uncultured Sulfurimonas sp. genomic DNA includes:
- a CDS encoding T9SS type A sorting domain-containing protein, whose product MRSTKTTSNGSEQVKGLYSFDGVSWKTHLNEEITGSNVSIPHIIVDEDNLLWIINSQKLQSYDGNSLVTYMEDLSGFTLRMALDHDGYIWICGLEGTSTGGMVSFNKNAAMTAVDSEDKLPAAVNITGNYPNPFNPSTTINFSINEAGLTSVFIYNIMGQKVKTLVSEYMNPGVHNIVWDGRDESGNTVSSGVYICRLKMGEQAVTKQMMLLK is encoded by the coding sequence GTGCGGTCGACCAAAACAACGTCAAATGGTTCGGAACAAGTAAAGGGCCTTTACAGTTTTGATGGCGTCTCCTGGAAAACACACCTGAATGAAGAGATAACCGGCAGTAATGTTTCCATTCCGCATATTATTGTTGACGAAGACAATTTGTTGTGGATCATCAACAGTCAAAAATTACAATCATATGATGGCAATTCTCTTGTTACCTACATGGAAGACTTATCAGGTTTTACTCTCAGGATGGCTCTCGATCATGACGGGTACATCTGGATTTGTGGTCTTGAAGGCACAAGCACCGGCGGTATGGTAAGTTTCAACAAAAATGCTGCCATGACCGCAGTCGACAGCGAGGACAAACTTCCGGCCGCAGTCAACATCACCGGTAACTATCCGAATCCTTTCAATCCGAGCACAACGATCAATTTCTCGATCAATGAAGCCGGATTAACCTCGGTTTTTATCTATAATATCATGGGCCAGAAAGTGAAAACTCTGGTTTCGGAATATATGAATCCCGGAGTTCATAACATAGTCTGGGACGGCCGTGACGAAAGCGGGAACACTGTTTCGTCAGGTGTATATATCTGTCGCCTTAAGATGGGAGAACAGGCGGTGACGAAGCAGATGATGCTGCTCAAGTAG
- a CDS encoding M56 family metallopeptidase has protein sequence MVSFLLTLSNRFVPVGLTIILQTTVIIAGGLFVRKLIRKRNAAFQSAVLRATLVVVLISPLVSLLIMHLGIFRIQIPMPELTGESRQMYEMQEKITQSIPGEITSVPAHLPAKRMSGADTAQNPSVKNENSRTLSQLQPQTHYNSTLNRTDNSSEKTPFSRNTESVDAIAPGDNGDAAGNLSLNPIIVLKVLFCVFTVLWIMFSIYYLLKSIIVSLCIVYIRQTASHAQKKYITLCNESAALLNMAAPPVLQHPVVRGTFVCGFFKPAIVLPYGTQQQFMATREVMLHELAHLARQDNLWNMVCQIVLILMPVQPLVSTLMKKISEVNDFACDDYVLTYGGNSKAYATQLFNISKTYSPGIPEAAIGSGIISNSSPLYERIERILDTTYIRIIKVRAFEIFSVIVFSFSSISLTGFVGFNGNHTNGNGKRKHQHFDEQYIERVITHVPANNLYQMTSIGDDETASGKLTRKNEPVRPETRQKTGKTVVEESNDYETISTGVSNADVVNNSLAVDSSPATVSDEPPDLTKNIHDVNLQQANEPVINTLYAQELTKQTSEAQNEADNAETGEFVEGRKESEVVFENADELQTPEITVDIAQIYSNTMSSSAISNENNSNTVLKVIDIVINYDFDNADLTDPEQKELYNMYLSLDNNKFYPVWSLDGNNIIISDKSYGIWRVPVQGGEPELIYRNEPVQYDNLTIRLTGIEPLCFSPGGQELTYKRYIIDEDMGTEVIVDNTTTPTSVTILNPVPVIETVDIETGRTQVLAKGAAYGRWNYDGSMFMYTRLDADSFKELMIRNVITGDEYPIDEFEATRMQMSPNDRYLMFNEDDIFMMPGTGGLKRFTVGKEVIFSDVSRDGHWILYTYQNSLYVYDTHKEEIIELYTARNTSPSWARFSPDLTGICFSLKNQDSNWQIYLYDFSEITETTNTAEEAVPVAFELKENFPNPFNISTTIQFTLPERMSTSMVIYNSMGQKVRELVSGELESGVHNFVWDGRNDKGLTAGTGLYIAQLISGKYKATVKLTMVK, from the coding sequence ATGGTTTCATTTTTGCTGACGCTATCAAACAGGTTTGTTCCTGTCGGATTGACGATCATTCTGCAGACTACGGTTATAATTGCAGGCGGTTTGTTTGTCCGTAAATTGATCAGAAAACGTAATGCCGCATTTCAATCGGCGGTTCTGAGAGCGACTCTGGTCGTTGTGTTGATTTCTCCTCTGGTTTCACTGCTGATAATGCATTTAGGAATTTTCCGTATTCAAATTCCGATGCCCGAACTGACCGGGGAAAGCCGTCAAATGTACGAGATGCAGGAGAAAATAACCCAGTCGATTCCCGGTGAAATAACATCGGTGCCGGCTCATTTGCCGGCCAAGCGAATGTCCGGAGCGGATACTGCCCAAAATCCTTCAGTGAAAAATGAAAACAGCCGGACTCTTTCGCAATTACAACCTCAGACACATTACAATTCCACCCTGAACCGGACCGATAATTCATCTGAAAAAACTCCGTTTTCCCGAAATACAGAATCTGTTGATGCAATAGCGCCTGGAGACAACGGTGATGCAGCAGGAAACTTATCTCTAAACCCGATAATTGTGCTAAAAGTACTTTTTTGCGTGTTTACCGTGCTGTGGATTATGTTTTCAATATACTATCTGTTGAAATCGATTATTGTATCTCTCTGTATTGTCTACATAAGGCAAACCGCTTCCCACGCACAAAAAAAGTATATCACGTTATGTAATGAATCGGCAGCGCTTCTTAATATGGCTGCTCCTCCGGTTTTACAGCATCCGGTTGTGCGCGGAACATTTGTATGCGGTTTTTTTAAGCCTGCGATTGTACTGCCGTATGGCACACAGCAGCAGTTTATGGCAACCCGTGAGGTTATGCTTCACGAGCTGGCGCACCTCGCCCGTCAGGATAACCTCTGGAACATGGTCTGTCAGATCGTATTAATTCTCATGCCGGTACAACCGCTTGTTTCGACCCTCATGAAAAAAATCAGCGAAGTGAACGATTTTGCCTGTGATGATTATGTTCTTACCTACGGCGGAAACAGCAAAGCCTATGCGACACAGCTTTTCAATATATCCAAAACGTATTCTCCCGGAATTCCCGAAGCCGCAATCGGGTCGGGAATTATTTCAAACTCGTCGCCGCTGTACGAACGGATTGAACGAATTCTCGACACAACATATATCAGAATCATTAAAGTACGGGCATTTGAGATTTTTTCAGTGATCGTTTTCTCGTTTTCATCAATTTCGCTTACCGGATTTGTCGGTTTTAACGGTAACCATACAAACGGTAACGGTAAACGAAAACATCAGCATTTCGATGAGCAGTATATAGAACGGGTAATAACTCATGTTCCGGCAAATAACCTCTATCAGATGACCTCAATTGGGGATGATGAAACAGCATCTGGAAAACTCACCCGAAAAAATGAACCTGTACGTCCTGAAACAAGGCAGAAAACCGGTAAAACAGTAGTTGAGGAATCGAATGATTATGAGACAATATCAACCGGAGTATCAAATGCAGATGTCGTTAACAATAGTCTTGCGGTAGATAGCAGTCCGGCAACCGTATCAGATGAACCTCCGGATTTGACCAAAAATATACACGATGTAAATCTTCAACAAGCGAATGAACCGGTTATAAATACCTTGTATGCGCAGGAATTGACTAAACAAACGTCCGAAGCACAAAATGAAGCGGATAATGCCGAAACGGGTGAGTTTGTTGAAGGACGAAAAGAGAGTGAAGTCGTTTTTGAAAATGCAGATGAGTTACAAACACCGGAAATAACCGTCGATATTGCACAAATATACTCAAACACCATGAGTTCATCTGCGATAAGTAACGAAAATAATAGTAATACTGTATTGAAAGTCATCGATATCGTTATTAACTATGATTTTGACAACGCCGATCTCACCGATCCTGAACAAAAAGAGCTGTACAACATGTATCTGTCGCTGGACAATAACAAGTTCTATCCGGTGTGGTCGCTTGACGGCAACAATATAATCATATCGGATAAATCCTACGGTATCTGGAGAGTGCCGGTACAAGGGGGCGAACCGGAACTTATTTATAGAAACGAACCTGTACAATACGATAATCTGACGATCCGTCTCACAGGAATTGAGCCGCTTTGTTTCTCACCCGGAGGTCAGGAACTTACCTACAAACGATATATTATCGATGAAGATATGGGAACTGAAGTCATTGTCGATAACACCACTACACCTACAAGCGTGACGATCCTGAATCCTGTACCTGTAATCGAAACGGTAGATATCGAGACAGGCAGAACTCAGGTTCTAGCAAAAGGTGCTGCATACGGCAGATGGAACTACGACGGCAGTATGTTCATGTATACACGGCTCGATGCGGATTCCTTTAAAGAACTCATGATAAGAAATGTCATTACAGGGGATGAATATCCCATCGATGAATTCGAAGCAACCCGTATGCAAATGTCGCCAAATGACCGATACCTCATGTTCAACGAAGATGATATCTTCATGATGCCCGGTACCGGAGGACTCAAACGCTTCACCGTGGGGAAAGAAGTCATTTTTTCGGATGTATCACGTGACGGCCACTGGATTCTCTATACATATCAAAACAGCCTGTATGTTTATGATACACATAAAGAAGAGATCATCGAACTTTACACGGCCCGAAATACATCTCCAAGTTGGGCACGGTTCTCGCCTGATTTGACCGGTATTTGCTTTTCTCTCAAAAATCAGGACAGTAACTGGCAAATCTATCTCTATGATTTTTCGGAGATAACAGAAACTACAAATACAGCGGAAGAAGCTGTCCCGGTTGCCTTTGAACTGAAAGAAAACTTTCCCAATCCCTTCAATATTTCGACAACTATTCAGTTTACTCTGCCCGAACGTATGAGTACATCAATGGTCATTTATAACAGTATGGGACAAAAGGTCAGGGAGCTTGTTTCCGGTGAACTTGAATCCGGTGTACATAACTTCGTTTGGGATGGACGTAACGATAAAGGATTGACAGCAGGTACAGGGTTATATATTGCACAGCTCATTTCCGGAAAATATAAAGCAACCGTTAAGTTGACAATGGTAAAGTAG
- a CDS encoding BlaI/MecI/CopY family transcriptional regulator, producing MTEYEIGSGQMKVLRILWRKKRATAQDIIDELNEHEVIRRSTVQTFLRVLVKKGIIGYDTEDRTFVYYPLIEKGEIAKHAFQGFVDHVFNGSMEGFLSFFAQNRYIPPEKQEKLRRLLENGEDKE from the coding sequence ATGACTGAATATGAAATTGGCAGCGGACAAATGAAAGTGCTTCGCATACTCTGGAGAAAAAAACGCGCTACAGCTCAGGATATTATAGACGAACTTAACGAACATGAAGTTATCAGGCGCAGCACTGTCCAGACATTCCTCAGAGTACTGGTCAAAAAAGGTATCATCGGATACGATACGGAAGACAGAACCTTTGTCTATTATCCTCTTATCGAAAAGGGGGAGATAGCAAAACACGCATTTCAGGGTTTTGTCGACCATGTTTTTAACGGTTCCATGGAAGGTTTTTTATCGTTTTTCGCTCAAAACAGGTATATCCCGCCTGAAAAACAGGAAAAATTACGACGCTTACTGGAAAACGGAGAAGACAAGGAATGA
- a CDS encoding two-component regulator propeller domain-containing protein — translation MKKTKLCIAAIIIVVFAAAVYADGYMNIYPNGNNVREMVFQGDYAWSATIGSLVRWDKRDGSYIQYTTENGLLSNNVLDLALGGNGKLWIATMSGVNVFDGQNFTDIRTENSGLMNNTVSSIALSEDGVVWIGTSIGISKLDGDSWESYSINNMVTDQRDNGYISDIVIDHTGVVWALVYKYNTGPASNIRIYLSSFDGTTWTDHNGPDGTLKALNVNAIAVDSNNVIWAATHGDDVSGPVYTFDGEKWTDTGIGAALDIDVDEDGTVYLARGDLWKSGSDDIYITTFDGSSFSDMPMTDIIGTPVWSFSHVFVDEPGSFWFMADFGGTAKILYSYDGQNISQHSTVGPLSYMVNEMVVDDSNTKWLATTYGISKYDGLEWENIIFDPPFGYGDNYTMIMNFANNIRDIAADKDGFIWYGTIYGANKFDGTNVTLYGNDTEGIGKMDSGVRLVAVADNNDKWFVGYHSLFQYDGETWTSFPLGDFEFTDFSSMVVDKNNVVWLGVDLENGEKVKHGVISFDGKTWTSYNIDNSPVRGRHAVIAVAEDNTKWIGTSEGYYTFDGRTWTSYEDEKNASYPDGLTGEIAIDNDGIVWFMVQGCLHSFDGSSWDDHGKEFYGTASSFVIDQSDEIWIVAYSGTGYIGSFNKASIMTDVAEIDEVPNSLAITGNYPNPFNPNTTINFTMNTDGLTSISIYNIMGQKVRTLAAEFILQGVHNVVWDGRDDSGRFVSSGTYICRLKNGEQVATKRMMLLK, via the coding sequence ATGAAAAAGACAAAATTATGTATTGCAGCGATAATAATCGTTGTATTTGCCGCTGCAGTGTATGCCGACGGATACATGAATATTTATCCCAACGGCAATAATGTCCGGGAAATGGTCTTTCAGGGCGATTATGCCTGGAGCGCAACAATCGGCAGTCTTGTTCGCTGGGACAAACGTGATGGGTCGTATATCCAGTACACCACGGAAAACGGTCTGTTGAGCAATAATGTTTTAGACCTTGCGCTTGGTGGCAATGGTAAGCTGTGGATTGCTACTATGTCTGGTGTGAATGTATTCGATGGCCAGAATTTTACGGATATAAGAACGGAAAACAGCGGTTTAATGAACAACACCGTTAGCAGCATAGCCCTGTCTGAAGACGGTGTGGTCTGGATAGGGACATCTATAGGAATATCCAAATTGGATGGCGATTCATGGGAAAGCTATTCTATCAATAATATGGTAACCGATCAGAGGGATAACGGATATATCTCCGATATTGTCATCGATCATACCGGTGTCGTCTGGGCGCTTGTCTATAAGTATAATACCGGACCTGCGTCAAATATCAGAATATATCTGTCCAGTTTTGATGGCACCACATGGACTGACCACAATGGTCCCGATGGTACGTTAAAAGCTCTGAATGTAAATGCAATAGCCGTTGATAGCAATAACGTTATCTGGGCGGCAACTCACGGCGATGATGTATCCGGCCCGGTTTACACGTTCGATGGTGAGAAATGGACTGACACCGGCATCGGAGCCGCTCTTGACATTGATGTGGACGAGGACGGCACCGTTTACCTGGCGCGCGGTGATTTATGGAAATCGGGAAGTGATGATATATATATTACAACATTCGATGGCTCTTCATTTTCCGACATGCCCATGACGGATATTATCGGAACTCCGGTTTGGTCTTTTTCCCATGTATTCGTCGACGAACCCGGATCGTTTTGGTTTATGGCTGATTTCGGAGGTACCGCGAAAATACTTTATTCCTACGATGGACAAAATATAAGTCAGCATTCAACCGTCGGCCCTTTAAGTTACATGGTAAATGAAATGGTCGTTGATGATTCGAATACCAAATGGCTTGCTACAACCTACGGAATTTCAAAGTATGATGGGTTAGAATGGGAAAATATTATTTTTGATCCCCCATTCGGATATGGGGATAATTATACAATGATAATGAACTTTGCCAATAATATCAGGGATATTGCTGCCGATAAAGATGGATTCATCTGGTATGGAACCATATACGGCGCGAATAAGTTTGATGGAACAAATGTGACGTTATATGGCAATGATACCGAAGGTATTGGAAAGATGGATTCCGGTGTGAGGCTTGTGGCTGTAGCTGATAATAATGATAAATGGTTTGTCGGTTATCATTCGCTCTTTCAGTATGACGGCGAAACATGGACATCATTCCCTCTCGGGGATTTTGAATTTACCGATTTTTCCTCGATGGTAGTCGACAAAAATAATGTAGTTTGGCTTGGTGTAGATTTAGAAAACGGGGAAAAGGTAAAACATGGTGTAATCAGTTTCGACGGTAAAACATGGACTTCCTATAACATCGATAACAGCCCGGTTAGGGGCAGACACGCGGTGATTGCCGTGGCAGAAGATAACACCAAGTGGATTGGAACCAGTGAAGGATACTATACCTTTGACGGCAGAACCTGGACTTCATACGAGGATGAAAAGAACGCCAGTTATCCCGATGGTCTGACCGGTGAAATTGCTATTGACAATGACGGGATAGTTTGGTTTATGGTACAAGGTTGCCTCCATTCTTTCGATGGCAGTTCATGGGATGATCACGGAAAAGAATTTTACGGGACCGCTTCCAGTTTTGTTATCGACCAATCCGATGAAATATGGATTGTTGCTTATTCCGGCACAGGATATATCGGCAGTTTCAATAAAGCTTCAATCATGACCGATGTTGCGGAAATCGATGAAGTACCGAATTCGCTAGCAATAACCGGCAACTACCCCAATCCTTTCAATCCGAACACAACGATTAATTTCACGATGAACACAGACGGCCTTACGTCGATTTCAATTTACAATATTATGGGCCAAAAGGTAAGAACACTTGCTGCTGAATTTATTTTGCAGGGGGTTCATAATGTAGTTTGGGACGGCCGTGATGACAGCGGCAGATTCGTTTCGTCAGGAACATACATATGTCGCTTAAAGAATGGAGAACAAGTGGCGACGAAGCGTATGATGCTGCTTAAGTAA
- a CDS encoding two-component regulator propeller domain-containing protein: protein MLWAIGQAPDGTMWFGMYGGLVSFDGESWSYFIGGDDNPEIPDIYYINKITVDKNGVIWFPYIASDGFKGIMSFDGEAWTSYTPENSELISQYIFRIDVDENNTKWIGTAIGLQSFNGETWSTHELPDYKYKLSISDLDVDSNGNIWVATMPGLVGMVPFYPDEKKSILRYDGTTWAELPVNDYLQVPVLGFTHIAVDDDGTPWFTSKNNYYDASTLYSYDEAGLIEYLIEGPRSYMFKDLFVDNNNAKWFGTSYGLCKFENGLWDDLLYILPKDEYRYETYQGERHYNSTYFTETNNIESIAQDQDGVLWVATNFGIRRFDGTTWTQYSEVNVDAIPNTASLFAFAGVDNNNVKYFLSPMFLLKYDGQTWERDDWLKDNYSSGNMLMGFTYAAIDHDNVLWLINYEGKIVRYDGESWEVITEETTGIKSMGYCCAVDQNNVKWFGTSKGPLQF, encoded by the coding sequence ATGTTATGGGCAATAGGGCAGGCACCGGACGGCACTATGTGGTTCGGCATGTACGGTGGGCTGGTCAGCTTCGACGGCGAATCATGGTCATACTTCATTGGTGGTGACGATAACCCGGAAATACCGGACATATATTACATCAATAAGATTACGGTCGATAAAAATGGCGTGATCTGGTTTCCGTACATTGCCAGTGACGGATTTAAAGGTATCATGAGTTTTGATGGCGAAGCCTGGACTTCGTATACACCGGAAAACAGTGAACTTATTTCGCAATACATTTTCAGAATTGATGTTGACGAAAACAACACAAAATGGATCGGAACGGCAATCGGCCTGCAAAGTTTCAACGGTGAAACATGGAGTACTCATGAGTTGCCGGATTATAAGTATAAATTGAGTATAAGCGACCTGGATGTCGATAGCAACGGCAACATCTGGGTGGCTACCATGCCGGGATTGGTCGGAATGGTTCCTTTCTATCCCGACGAGAAGAAATCCATTCTGCGCTACGATGGTACAACATGGGCAGAACTCCCCGTAAATGATTACCTTCAGGTTCCGGTTCTGGGATTTACTCATATCGCCGTTGATGACGACGGAACTCCATGGTTTACCTCGAAAAATAACTATTATGATGCATCAACATTATATAGCTATGATGAGGCCGGATTGATAGAATATCTTATCGAAGGTCCCCGAAGTTATATGTTTAAAGATTTATTTGTCGACAATAATAATGCCAAATGGTTTGGGACAAGTTACGGGCTCTGCAAGTTTGAAAACGGTTTATGGGATGATTTATTGTACATTCTCCCAAAAGATGAATATCGATATGAGACTTACCAGGGGGAACGTCATTACAATTCAACGTACTTTACGGAAACAAATAACATCGAGTCAATTGCCCAGGATCAAGATGGAGTTTTATGGGTTGCCACAAATTTCGGTATCAGAAGATTCGATGGAACAACATGGACACAGTACTCCGAGGTTAATGTTGATGCGATACCGAATACCGCATCTCTGTTTGCTTTCGCAGGAGTCGACAATAATAATGTGAAATACTTTTTGTCGCCAATGTTCCTTCTCAAATATGACGGCCAGACATGGGAAAGAGATGACTGGCTAAAGGATAATTACAGCAGCGGTAATATGTTGATGGGCTTCACCTATGCGGCAATCGACCACGATAACGTACTGTGGCTTATAAATTATGAAGGAAAAATTGTACGGTATGACGGTGAATCATGGGAAGTAATTACGGAGGAGACTACAGGAATAAAAAGCATGGGATACTGCTGTGCGGTCGACCAAAACAACGTCAAATGGTTCGGAACAAGTAAAGGGCCTTTACAGTTTTGA
- a CDS encoding BlaI/MecI/CopY family transcriptional regulator: MRIMQIIWEKKRATAREISDSLNEVEQIAHNNVQLLIRSLEKKGLIDHDIDNRTHIYFPVVKDKKILKSSIHEFINTIFGGSVANLVSSLVKNKCITRKELKDIFEMLDDEEK, from the coding sequence ATGAGAATCATGCAGATAATTTGGGAGAAAAAAAGAGCCACTGCCCGTGAAATTTCAGATTCTTTGAATGAAGTTGAGCAGATAGCTCACAATAATGTTCAGTTGCTGATCAGGTCCCTTGAAAAAAAAGGACTTATCGATCATGATATCGATAACAGAACCCACATCTACTTTCCGGTTGTAAAAGATAAAAAAATACTGAAAAGCTCGATTCATGAATTTATCAATACAATATTTGGCGGTTCGGTAGCAAATCTGGTCTCATCGCTTGTAAAAAACAAATGTATTACCCGAAAAGAACTGAAAGATATATTCGAAATGCTGGATGACGAGGAAAAGTGA